TGAAATTGCCGGTGAAAATTCCTTGATGCTATATTTTTCAGATAAAGGACAAGAGTCGTCAATTATTACTCCAAGTATCAGCAGTAATGTTCACCAGGCAGAACAGCTTATTCGTCAAAATTTTTCAACTGAAATAATTGACCTCATTTCTTCATACGCCTCCATTTTAGTGGTGTTTAACTTACTTGAAATAGATCACCACCATTTGCGCAATAAACTAAAAAGGTTATTGAAGCAATGCAGTAATGCAAGTAATAAGCAGGGTCGATTAGTTGAGTTACCCGCTTATTATTCGCTTGAATCAGGCATGGATTTACAACGCATTGCCAAGTATGCCAAATTGACTGTTGAACAGGTTATTAACTTACATCAAGCGCAGGAATATCGAGTGTACGCTATAGGGTTTGCCCCTGGTTTTGCTTATTTAGGTGAAGTTGATAAGCGAATAGCCATGGCCAGATTAACTACGCCACGGCTAAAAGTGCCCAAAGGCGCCATTGCTATAGCCGATAGACAAACTGCCGTTTATCCAGCGCAATCTCCAGGTGGTTGGAATCTCATTGGTTTATGCCCGATTGATATGTTTAACGCACAAGCAGAGCCTACGATGCCTGTAGAAGTCGGAGATAGGGTGAAATTTGTCGAGATAGATAAACAGCAGTACCTTGAGTTAGGTGGTAATTTACCCAATCAAGTGAGTTCAAATG
The DNA window shown above is from Colwellia psychrerythraea 34H and carries:
- the pxpB gene encoding 5-oxoprolinase subunit PxpB, which gives rise to MSTLINDSIRLEIAGENSLMLYFSDKGQESSIITPSISSNVHQAEQLIRQNFSTEIIDLISSYASILVVFNLLEIDHHHLRNKLKRLLKQCSNASNKQGRLVELPAYYSLESGMDLQRIAKYAKLTVEQVINLHQAQEYRVYAIGFAPGFAYLGEVDKRIAMARLTTPRLKVPKGAIAIADRQTAVYPAQSPGGWNLIGLCPIDMFNAQAEPTMPVEVGDRVKFVEIDKQQYLELGGNLPNQVSSNDCK